One genomic segment of Dysosmobacter sp. Marseille-Q4140 includes these proteins:
- the dnaJ gene encoding molecular chaperone DnaJ, with amino-acid sequence MAEQKRDYYEVLGVGRGASEDEIKKAYRKLAKANHPDLHPGDKDAEARFKEINEAYEVLSDADKKARYDQFGHAGVDPNFGAGGGGFDGSFDFGDLGDIFGSFFGGGFGGGRRTNPNAPQRGESIRLSVAISFEEAAFGCEKSVTVERMEPCDTCHGNGCAPGTSPETCPDCHGTGTVQVRRQTPMGVFATSSPCARCGGKGKIIHQPCKDCHGTGFTRRRKTIQASIPAGIDNGQTISIRGQGHAGKNGGPAGDLLITITVRPHELFRREGTSVLCEAPITFAQAVLGAELEIPTIDGKVKYTLPEGTQSGTTFRLKGKGIPSLNGRGRGDQYVTVYIETPRNLNKEQKEALKKFADTMGDNNYEEQKKFFKKFKK; translated from the coding sequence ATGGCAGAGCAAAAACGCGATTATTACGAGGTCCTGGGCGTTGGCCGGGGCGCCTCTGAGGATGAGATCAAAAAGGCATACCGGAAGCTGGCCAAGGCCAACCACCCGGATCTGCACCCCGGCGACAAGGATGCCGAGGCCCGGTTCAAGGAGATCAACGAGGCCTACGAGGTCCTCTCCGACGCCGACAAAAAGGCCCGGTACGACCAGTTCGGCCACGCCGGCGTGGACCCCAACTTCGGCGCCGGCGGCGGTGGGTTCGACGGCAGCTTTGACTTCGGCGACCTGGGCGACATCTTCGGCAGCTTCTTCGGCGGCGGCTTCGGCGGCGGACGGCGCACCAACCCCAACGCCCCCCAGCGGGGCGAGAGCATCCGGCTGTCCGTGGCCATCAGCTTTGAGGAGGCGGCCTTCGGCTGTGAGAAGTCCGTGACCGTGGAGCGGATGGAGCCCTGCGACACCTGCCACGGCAACGGCTGCGCCCCCGGCACCTCGCCGGAGACCTGTCCCGACTGCCACGGCACCGGCACCGTCCAGGTCCGGCGGCAGACTCCCATGGGCGTGTTCGCCACCTCCTCCCCCTGCGCCCGCTGCGGCGGCAAGGGCAAGATCATCCACCAGCCCTGCAAGGACTGCCACGGCACCGGCTTCACCCGGCGGCGCAAGACCATCCAGGCCAGCATCCCGGCCGGCATCGACAACGGCCAGACCATCTCCATTCGCGGCCAGGGCCACGCCGGCAAGAACGGCGGCCCCGCCGGCGACCTGCTCATCACCATCACCGTCCGGCCCCACGAGCTGTTCCGGCGGGAGGGTACTTCCGTCCTCTGCGAGGCGCCCATCACCTTCGCCCAGGCGGTCCTGGGCGCGGAGCTGGAGATCCCCACCATCGACGGCAAGGTCAAGTACACCCTGCCGGAGGGCACCCAGTCCGGCACCACCTTCCGCCTCAAGGGCAAGGGCATCCCCTCCCTCAACGGCCGGGGCCGGGGCGACCAGTACGTCACCGTCTATATCGAGACGCCCCGGAACCTGAACAAGGAGCAGAAGGAAGCGCTGAAGAAGTTCGCCGACACCATGGGCGACAACAACTACGAGGAACAGAAGAAATTCTTCAAGAAATTCAAGAAGTGA
- the grpE gene encoding nucleotide exchange factor GrpE produces MSEETKLPDQEPQEAPQEEQKDAEQAAAAAAAQEPEKAPKAKKKKEKGYTFTREQVEQMELAVKQLDSVKDQFVRLTAEYDNYRKRTAKEKETIYQDAQLDTIKAFLPVYDNLERAAAAEGGEDDPHKKGLEMIFHQYQEILSKLGVTEIPALGETFDPEKHNAVMHIDDEAYGENVVAQVFQAGFEMNGKVIRHAIVQVAN; encoded by the coding sequence ATGAGCGAAGAGACCAAGCTGCCCGACCAGGAGCCCCAGGAGGCCCCTCAGGAGGAGCAGAAAGACGCAGAGCAGGCGGCGGCGGCAGCCGCCGCCCAGGAGCCGGAGAAGGCGCCCAAGGCCAAAAAGAAGAAGGAGAAGGGCTACACCTTCACCCGGGAACAGGTGGAGCAGATGGAGCTGGCGGTGAAGCAGCTGGACTCCGTCAAGGACCAGTTCGTGCGGCTGACGGCGGAGTACGACAACTACCGCAAGCGCACCGCCAAGGAGAAGGAGACCATCTACCAGGACGCCCAGCTGGACACCATCAAGGCGTTTTTGCCGGTGTACGACAATCTGGAGCGGGCCGCGGCCGCCGAGGGCGGTGAGGACGATCCCCACAAGAAGGGGCTGGAGATGATCTTCCACCAGTATCAGGAGATCCTGAGCAAGCTGGGCGTCACCGAGATCCCGGCCCTGGGCGAGACCTTCGACCCGGAAAAGCACAACGCCGTCATGCACATCGACGACGAGGCCTACGGCGAGAACGTAGTGGCCCAGGTGTTCCAGGCGGGCTTTGAGATGAACGGAAAAGTGATCCGCCACGCCATCGTCCAGGTGGCAAACTGA
- the rsxA gene encoding electron transport complex subunit RsxA, whose amino-acid sequence MDQIYELLAIMLGAILANNFIFSQFLGICPFLGVSKKVDTAVGMGIAVTFVMGLASAVCYAVNQFVLVRFDLEYMQTVTFILVIASLVQFIEMFLQKSMPSLYTALGIYLPLITTNCAVLGVVLLNVQNNYNFISSVVYGITGGLGFLLAIVLFASIRERLVFADYPKAFEGFPIALVTAGLMALAFMGFSGLKVW is encoded by the coding sequence ATGGATCAGATCTATGAACTCCTGGCAATCATGCTGGGCGCCATTCTGGCGAACAACTTCATCTTCTCCCAGTTCCTGGGCATCTGCCCCTTCCTGGGCGTCTCCAAGAAGGTCGACACCGCCGTGGGCATGGGCATCGCCGTGACCTTCGTCATGGGCCTGGCCTCCGCCGTGTGCTACGCTGTCAACCAGTTCGTCCTGGTCCGCTTTGACCTGGAGTACATGCAGACCGTGACCTTCATCCTGGTCATCGCCTCCCTGGTGCAGTTTATCGAGATGTTCCTGCAGAAGTCCATGCCCTCCCTGTACACCGCGCTGGGCATCTACCTGCCTCTGATCACCACCAACTGCGCCGTGCTGGGCGTGGTGCTGCTGAACGTGCAGAACAACTACAACTTCATCTCCTCCGTGGTCTACGGCATCACCGGCGGCCTGGGCTTCCTGCTGGCTATCGTGCTGTTCGCCAGCATCCGGGAGCGCCTGGTGTTCGCCGACTATCCCAAGGCCTTCGAGGGCTTCCCCATCGCATTGGTTACCGCCGGTCTGATGGCCCTTGCTTTCATGGGCTTCTCCGGCCTGAAGGTCTGGTAA
- a CDS encoding electron transport complex subunit E yields MNLKKQFVEGLLTQNPVLVQVLGMCSTMAITTSFFNGLGMGLAVTVILTLSNVIIAAIRKIIPDKIRIAMFIVVIAGFVTCVDLLIQAFVPALSSSLGVFIPLIVVNCIILGRAEAFSYKNGIGASFFDGIFQGIGYTLVLLVMCIIREFLGAGTFGGGILGPDLKGIQILPSQFPAGMLTLPVGGFLVLGCLIALMQWALSRPKKNKEESK; encoded by the coding sequence ATGAATCTGAAAAAACAGTTTGTGGAGGGTCTGCTGACCCAGAACCCCGTGCTGGTGCAGGTGCTGGGCATGTGCTCCACCATGGCCATCACTACCTCGTTCTTCAACGGCCTGGGCATGGGCCTGGCCGTCACCGTGATCCTGACGCTGTCCAACGTCATCATCGCCGCCATCCGCAAGATCATCCCTGACAAGATCCGTATCGCCATGTTCATCGTGGTGATCGCCGGCTTCGTCACCTGCGTGGACCTGCTGATCCAGGCCTTCGTGCCTGCTCTGTCCTCGTCCCTGGGCGTGTTCATCCCCCTGATCGTGGTGAACTGCATCATCCTGGGCCGTGCCGAGGCCTTCTCCTACAAGAACGGCATCGGTGCCTCCTTCTTTGACGGCATCTTCCAGGGCATCGGCTACACCCTGGTGCTGCTGGTCATGTGCATCATCCGCGAGTTCCTGGGCGCCGGCACCTTCGGCGGCGGCATCCTGGGTCCCGATCTCAAGGGCATCCAGATCCTGCCCTCCCAGTTCCCCGCCGGCATGCTGACCCTGCCTGTGGGCGGCTTCCTGGTGCTGGGCTGCCTGATCGCCCTGATGCAGTGGGCCCTGTCCAGACCCAAGAAGAATAAGGAGGAGAGCAAATAA
- the dnaK gene encoding molecular chaperone DnaK, producing MSKVIGIDLGTTNSCVAVMEGGEAVVIPNAEGNRTTPSVVAFSKTGERMVGQVAKRQAITNPDRTITSIKREMGSDHKVSIDGKNYTPQEISAMILQKLKADAEAYLGSTVTEAVITVPAYFTDSQRQATKDAGKIAGLDVKRIINEPTAAALAYGVDKEQSQKIMVYDLGGGTFDVSILEIDDGVIEVLATAGNNRLGGDDFDECVMKWLVNEFKRSDGVDLSGDKVAMQRLKEAAEKAKIELSGVTTSNINLPYITADATGPKHLDVTLSRAKFNELTAHLVDATMGPVRQAMSDAGLQPSDLSKVLLVGGSSRIPAVQEAVKNFTGNEPFKGINPDECVAMGAALQAGVLTGDVKGLLLLDVTPLSLGIETMGGVFTKLIDRNTTIPVKKSQIFSTAADNQTSVEVNVLQGEREMAAANKSLGRFHLDGIAPARRGVPQIEVTFDIDANGIVNVSAKDLGTGKEQHITITSSSNMSKEDIEKAVKEAEQYAAQDKKMKEEVEVRNQADQMVYQSEKTLSEMGDKIPADDKSKVQAGIDKLKETLKGQDTAAIKAATDELTQAFYAVSEKLYQQANPQNVGPQAGPGPDAQQGGQYYDADYKVVDEDDNNKK from the coding sequence ATGTCTAAAGTTATTGGTATCGATCTGGGCACCACCAACTCCTGCGTGGCGGTCATGGAGGGCGGCGAGGCCGTCGTCATCCCCAACGCCGAGGGCAACCGCACCACCCCGTCCGTGGTGGCCTTCTCCAAGACCGGCGAGCGCATGGTGGGCCAGGTGGCAAAGCGCCAGGCCATCACCAACCCCGACCGCACCATCACCTCCATCAAGCGGGAGATGGGCTCCGACCACAAGGTCAGCATCGACGGCAAGAACTACACCCCCCAGGAGATCAGCGCCATGATCCTCCAGAAGCTCAAGGCCGACGCCGAGGCGTACCTGGGCTCCACCGTCACCGAGGCGGTCATCACCGTCCCCGCCTACTTCACCGACTCCCAGCGCCAGGCCACCAAGGACGCCGGCAAGATCGCGGGCCTGGACGTCAAGCGCATCATCAACGAGCCCACCGCCGCGGCCCTGGCCTATGGCGTGGACAAGGAGCAGAGCCAGAAGATCATGGTCTACGACCTGGGCGGCGGCACCTTCGATGTCTCCATCCTGGAGATCGACGACGGCGTCATCGAGGTCCTGGCCACCGCCGGCAACAACCGCCTGGGCGGCGACGACTTCGACGAGTGCGTCATGAAGTGGCTGGTCAATGAGTTCAAGCGCAGCGACGGCGTGGACCTCTCCGGCGACAAGGTGGCCATGCAGCGGCTGAAGGAGGCCGCCGAGAAGGCCAAGATCGAGCTCTCCGGCGTGACCACCTCCAACATCAACCTGCCCTATATCACCGCCGACGCCACCGGCCCCAAGCACCTGGACGTGACCCTCTCCCGGGCCAAGTTCAACGAGCTGACCGCCCATCTGGTGGACGCCACCATGGGCCCCGTGCGCCAGGCCATGTCCGACGCCGGCCTGCAGCCCAGCGACCTGAGCAAGGTGCTGCTGGTGGGCGGCTCCAGCCGGATCCCCGCCGTGCAGGAGGCCGTGAAGAACTTCACCGGCAACGAGCCCTTCAAGGGTATCAACCCCGATGAGTGCGTGGCCATGGGCGCCGCCCTCCAGGCCGGCGTGCTGACCGGCGACGTCAAGGGATTGCTGCTGCTGGACGTGACCCCGCTGTCCCTGGGCATCGAGACCATGGGCGGCGTGTTCACCAAGCTGATCGACCGCAACACCACCATCCCCGTGAAGAAGAGCCAGATCTTCTCCACCGCCGCCGACAACCAGACCTCCGTTGAGGTCAACGTCCTCCAGGGCGAGCGTGAGATGGCCGCCGCCAACAAGAGCCTGGGCCGCTTCCACCTGGACGGCATCGCCCCGGCCCGCCGCGGCGTGCCCCAGATCGAGGTGACCTTCGACATCGACGCCAACGGCATCGTCAACGTCTCCGCCAAGGATCTGGGCACCGGCAAGGAGCAGCACATCACCATCACCTCCTCCTCCAACATGAGCAAGGAGGACATCGAGAAGGCCGTCAAGGAGGCCGAGCAGTATGCCGCCCAGGACAAGAAGATGAAGGAGGAGGTCGAGGTCCGCAACCAGGCCGACCAGATGGTTTACCAGAGCGAAAAGACCCTCTCCGAGATGGGCGACAAGATCCCCGCCGATGACAAGAGCAAGGTCCAGGCCGGTATCGACAAGCTGAAGGAGACCCTGAAGGGCCAGGACACCGCCGCCATCAAGGCCGCCACCGACGAGCTGACCCAGGCCTTCTACGCCGTGAGCGAGAAGCTGTACCAGCAGGCCAATCCCCAGAACGTCGGCCCCCAGGCCGGCCCCGGTCCCGACGCCCAGCAGGGCGGCCAGTACTACGACGCCGACTACAAGGTCGTGGACGAGGACGACAACAACAAGAAGTAA
- a CDS encoding RnfABCDGE type electron transport complex subunit D, with amino-acid sequence MTDYKNLKLIATSSPHIRAAENTRSIMLDVIIAMLPALAWAVWMFGFKALTLTAVSAAGCVFFEWGYRKLMKKPQSVGDLSAVVTGMLLAFVSPVTTPHWMILVGDFFAIVVVKQLFGGIGKNFVNPALAGRAFLLGSYAGVMTSWAAPGTKVPVIGSTVDVVTAATPLAYMKTGDMEGLLANYSIRDMFIGNIGGSLGEISVLMLLIGGLYLLWRKVINWHTPVAYILTVAVLTFLFPKAGASNLEWMLYSISGGGLFLGAFFMATDYATSPVTKKGQLIFGIGCGLFTVFIRYFGSYNEGVCYSIMVMNLCVALIDKNTRPARFGVVKSDKKEAAAK; translated from the coding sequence ATGACTGACTATAAGAATCTCAAGCTGATCGCCACCTCTTCTCCCCACATCCGTGCAGCGGAGAACACCCGGTCCATCATGCTGGACGTGATCATCGCCATGCTGCCGGCACTGGCCTGGGCCGTGTGGATGTTCGGTTTTAAGGCCCTGACCCTCACCGCCGTGTCCGCGGCTGGCTGCGTGTTCTTCGAGTGGGGCTACCGCAAGCTCATGAAGAAGCCCCAGTCCGTGGGCGACCTCAGCGCTGTGGTCACCGGCATGCTGCTGGCCTTCGTCAGCCCTGTTACCACTCCCCACTGGATGATCCTGGTGGGCGACTTCTTCGCCATCGTGGTCGTCAAGCAGCTCTTCGGCGGCATCGGCAAGAACTTCGTCAACCCCGCTCTGGCCGGCCGTGCGTTCCTGCTGGGCAGCTACGCCGGCGTCATGACCTCCTGGGCCGCTCCCGGCACCAAGGTGCCCGTGATCGGCTCCACCGTGGACGTGGTCACCGCCGCCACCCCGCTGGCCTACATGAAGACCGGCGATATGGAGGGCCTGCTGGCCAACTATTCCATCAGAGATATGTTCATCGGCAACATCGGCGGCTCCCTGGGTGAGATCTCCGTGCTGATGCTGCTGATCGGCGGGCTGTACCTGCTCTGGCGCAAGGTCATCAACTGGCATACCCCCGTGGCCTACATCCTGACCGTGGCCGTGCTGACCTTCCTGTTCCCCAAGGCCGGCGCCTCCAACCTGGAGTGGATGCTGTACAGCATCTCCGGCGGCGGACTGTTCCTGGGCGCCTTCTTCATGGCCACCGACTACGCCACCTCTCCCGTCACCAAGAAGGGCCAGCTGATCTTCGGCATCGGCTGCGGCCTGTTCACCGTATTCATTCGTTACTTCGGCTCCTATAACGAGGGCGTGTGCTACTCCATCATGGTCATGAACCTGTGCGTGGCTCTGATCGACAAGAACACCCGTCCCGCTCGTTTTGGCGTCGTAAAATCCGATAAGAAGGAGGCGGCCGCGAAATGA
- the hrcA gene encoding heat-inducible transcription repressor HrcA, whose protein sequence is MELTDRKKQILKIVVEDYVQTAEPVGSRSIASEMGGKVSSATIRNELADLVELGYLEQPHTSAGRIPSPKGYRLYVNELMERQRLTLAETEKINQSLQLKMEELDRVISQAGRAVSSFVNYPAYVAAAGKKKITARRFDLLPVDERSCIVVMMLGDNRVRSQLLRMQLKVDLEQMPTLVNLLNTHFTNVGTDTMNQRLMDVADQVPPQLFLLLSQTVAYAVDALEEAGQREIVTAGTKELLKLPEFRDADKAHQLMSFLTDSKESLPMPEEGPMKILIGPENVSDALKDTSVVVASYDIGDDMRGLIGVVGPTRMDYATVAARLTGFAEGLTRLFGKQQELPPKEEPEE, encoded by the coding sequence GTGGAACTGACGGACCGGAAAAAACAGATATTGAAGATCGTGGTGGAGGACTACGTCCAGACCGCCGAGCCGGTGGGCTCCCGCAGCATCGCCAGCGAGATGGGCGGCAAGGTCAGCTCCGCCACCATCCGCAACGAGCTGGCGGATCTGGTGGAGCTGGGCTATCTGGAGCAGCCCCACACCTCCGCCGGGCGCATTCCCTCCCCCAAGGGCTACCGGCTCTATGTCAACGAGCTGATGGAGCGCCAGCGGCTGACTCTGGCCGAGACGGAGAAGATCAACCAGTCCCTCCAGCTGAAGATGGAGGAGCTGGACCGGGTGATCTCTCAGGCGGGCCGGGCGGTCAGCTCCTTTGTGAACTACCCCGCCTATGTGGCCGCCGCCGGGAAGAAAAAGATCACCGCCCGCCGCTTCGACCTGCTGCCGGTGGATGAGCGCAGCTGCATCGTGGTGATGATGCTGGGCGACAACCGGGTGCGCAGCCAGCTGCTGCGGATGCAGCTGAAGGTGGATCTGGAGCAGATGCCCACCCTGGTGAATCTGCTGAACACCCACTTCACCAACGTGGGCACCGATACCATGAACCAGCGGCTCATGGACGTGGCCGACCAGGTGCCGCCGCAGCTGTTTTTGCTGCTGAGCCAGACCGTGGCCTACGCCGTGGACGCGCTGGAGGAGGCCGGCCAGCGGGAGATCGTCACCGCCGGCACCAAGGAGCTTTTGAAGCTGCCGGAATTCCGGGACGCCGACAAGGCCCACCAGCTCATGAGCTTCCTCACCGACAGCAAGGAGAGTCTCCCCATGCCGGAGGAGGGCCCCATGAAGATCCTGATCGGGCCCGAAAACGTCAGCGACGCGCTGAAGGATACCAGCGTGGTGGTGGCCAGCTATGACATCGGCGACGATATGCGGGGCCTGATCGGCGTGGTGGGCCCCACCCGGATGGATTACGCCACAGTGGCCGCCCGCCTCACCGGCTTTGCCGAGGGGCTGACGCGGCTGTTCGGAAAACAACAGGAATTACCGCCCAAGGAGGAACCAGAGGAATGA
- a CDS encoding bifunctional folylpolyglutamate synthase/dihydrofolate synthase: MTGQEAVAYIHSFQWQCHAPGLDRIRALLHALGDPQRGMKFVHVAGTNGKGSTCAMIAAILEAAGYRVGLNTSPYLEDFRERIQINGEMIPEAALAALVEEIRPAAEAMADHPTEFELITAIALLHFRREQCDIAVLEVGLGGALDASNVIDTPEAAVLAAMGLDHTAVLGPTLTDIAIAKAGIIKPGGAVVSLGDCPEADAVFRRVCRERGAVLTEVDFARLGSSRVTLSGTEFDLTPYGPLRLGLIGRYQLHNAALAVTAAEVLRDKGWAVPETAIRRGLAQARWPGRMEVIRPADPVILLEGAHNPQGAAAAAETLRALFPERKIVLLLGMLADKDVEGVLEAVVPLAEAVVTVTPPSPRALDAEALRRRLPYGTPGCACLTVEEGVKLAAMAAGPGGAVCALGSLYMSGAVRQAAAALNYGAES; this comes from the coding sequence ATGACCGGTCAGGAGGCCGTCGCCTACATCCACAGCTTTCAGTGGCAGTGCCACGCGCCGGGTCTGGATCGGATCCGGGCGCTGCTCCATGCCCTGGGAGACCCCCAGCGGGGCATGAAGTTCGTCCACGTGGCCGGTACCAACGGCAAGGGCAGCACCTGCGCCATGATTGCCGCCATTTTGGAGGCTGCCGGCTACCGGGTGGGCTTGAACACCTCCCCCTATCTGGAGGACTTCCGGGAGCGCATCCAGATCAACGGCGAGATGATCCCGGAGGCGGCCCTGGCGGCCCTGGTGGAGGAGATCCGCCCCGCCGCCGAGGCCATGGCGGACCACCCCACGGAGTTTGAGCTCATCACCGCCATCGCCCTGCTGCACTTCCGGCGGGAGCAGTGCGACATCGCCGTGCTGGAGGTGGGTCTGGGCGGCGCCCTGGATGCCTCCAACGTCATCGACACGCCGGAGGCGGCCGTGCTGGCGGCCATGGGCCTGGACCACACGGCGGTGCTGGGCCCCACCCTGACGGATATCGCCATTGCCAAGGCCGGCATCATCAAGCCCGGCGGCGCCGTGGTGAGCCTGGGGGACTGCCCGGAGGCGGACGCCGTGTTCCGCCGGGTCTGCCGGGAGCGGGGCGCCGTCCTGACCGAGGTGGATTTTGCCCGCCTGGGAAGCAGTCGGGTGACCCTCTCCGGCACGGAGTTTGACCTCACCCCCTACGGCCCGCTGCGCCTGGGCCTGATCGGCCGGTATCAGCTGCACAACGCGGCACTGGCGGTGACGGCGGCGGAGGTCCTGCGGGACAAGGGCTGGGCCGTCCCGGAGACGGCGATCCGCCGCGGACTGGCGCAGGCCCGCTGGCCCGGCCGCATGGAGGTGATCCGCCCGGCGGACCCGGTGATTTTGCTGGAGGGGGCCCACAACCCCCAGGGGGCCGCGGCCGCCGCGGAGACCCTGCGGGCCCTGTTCCCCGAGCGGAAGATCGTGCTGCTGCTGGGGATGCTGGCGGACAAGGACGTGGAGGGCGTGCTGGAGGCGGTGGTGCCCCTGGCGGAGGCGGTGGTCACCGTGACGCCGCCCAGCCCCCGGGCCCTGGACGCCGAGGCCCTGCGCCGGCGGCTGCCCTACGGCACCCCCGGCTGCGCATGCCTCACGGTGGAGGAGGGCGTGAAGCTGGCCGCCATGGCGGCGGGCCCCGGCGGCGCCGTGTGCGCCCTGGGTTCGCTGTATATGTCCGGCGCCGTCCGGCAGGCGGCAGCGGCGCTGAACTACGGCGCGGAATCCTGA
- a CDS encoding folate family ECF transporter S component — protein MSLYPHPLVPGYWRETLRSFRSLRSVVFSAVMIAACIVLSRFYIPLHESLTLSVTFLARALCALVCGPLVAMVFAVAEDTLSFFLSSGGYPYFPGYALTTLLGCLTYALFFYRARITWRRIILAKTLTNIQNVFLGSLWSAMLYSKGYLYYMTTSAVKNLIYLPIQILMLALVLRCVLPALRRQGLVPQQLTDGRITF, from the coding sequence ATGTCCCTGTACCCCCATCCTCTTGTCCCCGGATATTGGCGGGAGACGCTGCGCAGTTTCCGCAGCCTGCGATCCGTGGTGTTTTCGGCAGTGATGATTGCCGCCTGCATCGTCCTCTCACGCTTTTATATTCCGCTCCATGAGTCTCTGACGCTCAGCGTTACCTTCCTGGCCCGGGCTTTGTGTGCCCTGGTGTGCGGCCCCCTTGTGGCCATGGTGTTTGCCGTGGCGGAGGATACCCTCAGCTTTTTTCTCTCATCCGGCGGTTATCCCTATTTTCCCGGCTATGCGCTGACGACTCTGTTGGGCTGCCTGACCTATGCGCTGTTTTTTTACCGAGCCAGGATCACTTGGCGGCGGATTATCCTGGCTAAAACGCTCACCAACATTCAAAACGTTTTTCTGGGATCCCTGTGGAGCGCCATGCTGTACAGCAAGGGCTACCTATATTACATGACTACCAGCGCAGTAAAGAACCTCATTTATCTGCCGATTCAGATCCTGATGCTGGCTCTGGTGCTGCGCTGTGTGCTGCCGGCTCTGCGGCGGCAGGGGCTGGTACCCCAGCAGTTGACCGACGGCAGAATCACCTTTTGA
- a CDS encoding RnfABCDGE type electron transport complex subunit B, whose protein sequence is MNILAAILVLGILGGVFGLVLAVASKIFEVKKDPREEAILGHLAGANCGGCGYPGCAGCAAAIVAGEAPVTACAPAGPENAAAIAEIMGQAAPTGERKVAFVRCNGGTNAVKRFEYRGVKDCISATKVAGSPLECAFGCLGFGSCVKACQFGAMSIGPNGTAVVDPEKCTDCMACAAACPRHLIVEVPASKKVHVACANQDKGKAAMSVCSSSCIGCGLCQKECKFDAIHVVNGVAVIDYDKCKGCKLCTKVCPRDAILPIATAEEKEKYKAIKKAQAEKAKAAADAAKAETAPQ, encoded by the coding sequence ATGAATATTTTAGCTGCAATTCTGGTCCTCGGTATCCTGGGCGGCGTGTTCGGTCTGGTTCTGGCCGTGGCCTCCAAGATCTTCGAGGTGAAAAAGGACCCCCGTGAGGAGGCCATTCTGGGCCACCTGGCCGGCGCCAACTGCGGCGGCTGCGGCTACCCCGGCTGCGCCGGCTGCGCCGCCGCCATCGTGGCCGGTGAGGCCCCTGTCACCGCCTGCGCTCCCGCCGGCCCTGAGAACGCCGCTGCCATTGCCGAGATCATGGGCCAGGCCGCTCCCACCGGCGAGCGGAAGGTGGCCTTCGTCCGCTGCAACGGCGGTACCAACGCCGTCAAGCGCTTTGAGTACCGCGGCGTCAAGGACTGCATCTCCGCCACCAAGGTGGCCGGCAGCCCCCTGGAGTGCGCCTTCGGCTGCCTGGGCTTCGGCTCCTGCGTGAAGGCCTGCCAGTTCGGCGCCATGAGCATCGGCCCCAACGGCACCGCCGTGGTGGATCCCGAAAAGTGCACCGACTGCATGGCCTGCGCCGCCGCCTGCCCCCGCCACCTGATCGTGGAGGTCCCCGCCTCCAAGAAGGTCCATGTGGCCTGCGCCAACCAGGACAAGGGCAAGGCCGCCATGAGCGTCTGTTCCAGCTCCTGCATCGGCTGCGGCCTGTGCCAGAAGGAGTGCAAGTTCGACGCCATCCATGTGGTGAACGGTGTGGCCGTCATCGACTACGACAAGTGCAAGGGCTGCAAGCTGTGCACCAAGGTCTGCCCGAGAGACGCCATTCTGCCCATCGCCACCGCTGAGGAGAAGGAGAAGTACAAGGCCATCAAGAAGGCCCAGGCCGAGAAGGCCAAGGCTGCGGCTGATGCCGCAAAGGCCGAGACCGCTCCCCAGTAA
- a CDS encoding FMN-binding protein codes for MSTEVKTKEKVDMDPKYIIKLTVTLLLCCLVVAAALGGVNAITKDKIAAINWENTVTAMKAVVADPDSTEFSEALENTEAMTAAAASAGGTLDSVYEVLVGGENAGYAIKVVASGSQGSIEMMVGVDGEGAVTGVSIVDNAETAGIGSKVMNNEPLSSGTGVLDQFIGKSAADGALAVGTNVDAISGATVSTKGVTTGVNAALAVAGAIG; via the coding sequence ATGAGCACCGAAGTCAAGACCAAGGAAAAGGTCGATATGGACCCCAAGTACATCATCAAACTGACCGTCACGCTGCTGCTGTGCTGCCTGGTGGTAGCCGCCGCGCTGGGCGGGGTCAACGCCATCACGAAGGATAAGATCGCCGCCATCAACTGGGAGAACACCGTCACCGCCATGAAGGCCGTGGTGGCCGATCCCGACAGCACCGAGTTTTCCGAGGCGCTGGAGAACACCGAGGCCATGACCGCCGCCGCGGCTTCCGCCGGCGGCACCCTGGACTCCGTGTATGAGGTCCTGGTGGGCGGCGAGAACGCCGGCTACGCCATCAAGGTCGTGGCCTCCGGCTCCCAGGGCAGCATTGAGATGATGGTCGGCGTGGACGGCGAAGGCGCCGTCACCGGCGTGTCCATCGTGGACAACGCCGAGACCGCCGGCATCGGCTCCAAGGTCATGAACAATGAGCCTCTGTCCAGCGGCACCGGCGTTCTGGACCAGTTCATCGGCAAGTCCGCCGCGGACGGCGCTCTGGCCGTCGGCACCAACGTGGACGCCATCTCCGGCGCCACCGTTTCCACCAAGGGCGTGACCACCGGCGTCAACGCCGCGCTGGCCGTGGCCGGCGCCATCGGCTGA